One window of Triticum dicoccoides isolate Atlit2015 ecotype Zavitan chromosome 5A, WEW_v2.0, whole genome shotgun sequence genomic DNA carries:
- the LOC119297882 gene encoding replication protein A 32 kDa subunit B-like: MHHYLYTIHTTLEIRKKNTLKAKIKPVSSASTVFPKGPSITPAEVPLHSSTKDKIFAILRDPAYSDIQHGVSLKLIRSALDISRDEIMQVITEQIYLGMIYTTADDNHFKSSI, translated from the exons ATGCATCACTACTTGTATACCATACATACAACATTAGAGATTCGCAAGAAAAACACTCTCAAG GCAAAAATAAAACCGGTCTCGTCAGCATCAACTGTGTTCCCAAAGGGCCCGTCAATTACACCGGCTGAGGTACCTTTGCATTCATCAACCAAGGACAAGATATTTGCCATCCTGCGTGATCCAGCTTATAG TGATATTCAGCATGGCGTTAGCTTGAAGTTGATCCGAAGTGCACTGGACATCAGTCGGGACGAAATAAT GCAAGTCATTACAGAGCAGATTTATCTTGGGATGATATACACAACAGCTGATGACAACCACTTCAAGTCCTCCATCTGA